Proteins encoded together in one Actinomycetota bacterium window:
- a CDS encoding FliA/WhiG family RNA polymerase sigma factor, whose amino-acid sequence MGKTRTRSGELTREGEQRREALVLRYAPLVRGAARYYRLRVSPHVEYADLVGYGFLGLLDAIDRFDPERGVDFEAYARIRINGAISDGIRSEARLPRSLQEKVRRVNHAYEVLCAALSRLPTQKELADYLEMDPARLRQLLAEVDQTFIFSLDDTSLISNHEGGDLSLLDTLPDDGSFDPSVLSETRATEEMVRAAVNELAEKEKLVLILYYFEELTMREIGEVMGISESRVSKIHSTALNRLRSRLAAAV is encoded by the coding sequence ATGGGAAAGACCAGGACCAGGAGCGGCGAGCTCACGAGGGAAGGCGAGCAAAGGCGGGAAGCCCTGGTCCTGCGCTATGCCCCGCTTGTACGCGGCGCCGCACGCTATTACCGCCTCCGAGTGTCCCCCCACGTGGAGTACGCCGACCTCGTGGGTTATGGGTTTCTCGGCCTGCTGGACGCCATTGACCGCTTCGACCCCGAGCGGGGCGTGGACTTCGAGGCCTACGCGCGCATCCGCATCAACGGCGCCATCAGCGACGGCATCCGCTCCGAAGCCCGCCTGCCACGTTCCCTCCAGGAAAAGGTGCGCAGGGTCAATCACGCCTACGAGGTGCTCTGCGCGGCCCTCAGCCGGCTGCCGACCCAAAAGGAGCTGGCGGATTACCTGGAGATGGACCCCGCCAGGCTGCGGCAGTTGCTGGCGGAGGTGGACCAGACCTTCATCTTCTCCCTGGACGACACCTCGCTGATCTCCAATCATGAGGGAGGAGATCTAAGCCTCCTCGACACCCTGCCCGACGACGGCTCCTTCGACCCCTCCGTGCTGTCAGAGACGCGGGCCACGGAGGAGATGGTGCGCGCGGCGGTAAACGAACTGGCGGAAAAGGAGAAGCTGGTGTTGATCCTCTACTACTTCGAGGAGCTAACCATGCGCGAGATCGGCGAGGTGATGGGGATATCGGAATCGCGGGTGAGCAAGATCCATTCCACCGCCCTCAACCGCCTCAGGTCCCGCCTCGCAGCGGCGGTATAG
- a CDS encoding ABC transporter ATP-binding protein: MELRDLHVEVEGREILRGVNLVIRSGETHVLFGPNGSGKTTLLMAIMGFPRYRVTAGSILLGGEDITALPPHERARRGIGMMFQRPPTVRGVSLQQMTSICSRDDLDVRALATELNLEDFLARDVNHGFSGGEIKRSELLQLMAQNPDLVLLDEPESGVDMENLQLVGKAIRILLQKDLRRKRRKSGLIITHTGYILDYVEADQGHVLCEGSIVCSGNPREQLEGIRRYGFEECARCTR, translated from the coding sequence CTGGAGCTGCGCGATCTCCACGTGGAAGTGGAGGGTAGGGAGATCCTGCGCGGGGTGAACCTGGTGATCAGGAGCGGCGAGACGCACGTGCTCTTCGGGCCCAACGGTTCGGGAAAGACCACCCTGCTCATGGCGATCATGGGGTTTCCCCGCTACCGCGTCACCGCGGGCAGCATCCTCCTGGGCGGCGAGGACATCACCGCCCTGCCCCCGCATGAGAGAGCGCGGCGCGGCATAGGTATGATGTTCCAGCGGCCGCCCACGGTGCGCGGGGTCTCCCTGCAGCAGATGACCTCCATCTGCTCCCGCGACGATCTCGACGTGCGCGCACTCGCCACCGAGCTGAACCTCGAGGACTTTCTTGCGCGTGACGTCAACCACGGTTTTTCGGGAGGGGAGATCAAGCGGTCCGAGCTGCTGCAGCTCATGGCGCAGAACCCCGACTTGGTGCTTCTGGACGAGCCCGAATCGGGCGTGGACATGGAGAACCTGCAGCTGGTGGGAAAGGCCATCCGCATACTCCTGCAGAAGGACCTGCGCCGTAAGCGCAGAAAGAGCGGCCTCATCATCACCCACACCGGCTATATCCTTGACTACGTGGAGGCGGATCAGGGACATGTGCTGTGCGAGGGGTCTATAGTGTGCTCCGGCAACCCGAGGGAGCAGCTCGAGGGCATCCGGAGGTACGGATTCGAGGAGTGTGCGAGATGCACGCGCTAG
- a CDS encoding cytochrome B5, translating to MTEKPESVGEGGGRVFTLTELAEFDGRGGKPAYIAVDGVVYNLSGSAIWPEGEHTPCNLGAMAGRDLSQELKQAPTSMRENLKRFPAVGTLGE from the coding sequence GTGACAGAAAAACCCGAGAGCGTCGGGGAAGGCGGGGGCAGGGTCTTCACCCTCACGGAGCTCGCGGAGTTCGACGGCAGAGGTGGAAAGCCCGCCTACATCGCCGTCGACGGCGTCGTCTACAATCTCTCGGGAAGCGCGATCTGGCCGGAGGGGGAGCATACACCCTGCAACCTGGGAGCCATGGCGGGCCGCGATCTCTCCCAGGAACTGAAGCAGGCGCCGACAAGCATGCGTGAGAATCTCAAGCGCTTCCCGGCAGTGGGGACGCTGGGAGAATAA
- a CDS encoding response regulator, with translation MTKTILIADDALFTRMLLRNILSEHGFTAIVEAETGAEAIWAYERWKPDLVIMDINMPEMDGMTAVRNILALDPGASIIICSALGEKQLMMEALEAGVKDFITKPFQASKVMEVVDRVLS, from the coding sequence ATGACCAAGACCATACTCATCGCCGATGACGCGCTGTTCACGCGCATGCTGTTGCGCAACATCCTCTCCGAGCACGGCTTTACGGCCATCGTGGAGGCGGAGACAGGGGCGGAGGCCATCTGGGCCTACGAGCGCTGGAAGCCGGACCTGGTGATCATGGACATCAATATGCCGGAGATGGACGGCATGACCGCGGTGAGGAACATCCTGGCCCTGGACCCCGGCGCGAGCATCATCATCTGCAGCGCCCTGGGTGAAAAACAGCTCATGATGGAGGCCCTGGAGGCCGGGGTCAAGGACTTCATCACCAAGCCCTTCCAGGCCTCAAAGGTCATGGAGGTGGTCGACCGCGTCCTTTCCTGA
- a CDS encoding radical SAM protein → MSAGERPYTERDLLRLADGCFLKRLETPCVYNAARDELYELSEEALDFLARCDGTRTVEELRPEGAFLSYCLEEGLLVSGQDIGSREMSIGVNEVPSLRYLMVEVTERCNLRCRHCYLGDAGSSDLDLQLLMALLDEFDELGGLRLMVTGGEPLLYPGFHALNRALAGRSFRPVLITNGILLGGEDLSHLNFLEIQFSVDGLEAGHESLRGRGTFTEVMEALRRAVAAGIDVSVATVIHARNLGELEELGTLLSEMGVSAWNLEYPVASGRMADNPDLMLAPEEAAPFFELEWGWGAHEGAPGYACGAHLAAVEPGGRLVKCGYYREVSGGRLEKGLRQAWRDLPKLRLEGECASCELLAECGGGCRYRAESACGAGGPDLLMCARMGRRRG, encoded by the coding sequence ATGAGCGCTGGTGAGCGGCCATATACGGAGCGGGATCTCCTGAGGCTCGCGGACGGCTGCTTTCTCAAGCGCCTGGAGACACCGTGCGTGTACAACGCGGCGCGGGACGAACTATACGAGCTCTCAGAGGAAGCCCTCGACTTCCTGGCCCGCTGCGACGGAACCCGCACCGTGGAGGAGCTGCGGCCCGAGGGCGCCTTTCTCTCCTACTGCCTCGAGGAGGGGCTGCTGGTGTCGGGGCAGGATATCGGGTCCAGGGAGATGAGCATCGGGGTCAACGAGGTCCCTTCCCTGCGCTATCTCATGGTTGAGGTCACCGAACGCTGCAACCTGCGCTGCCGCCACTGCTACCTCGGCGACGCGGGTTCCTCAGACCTGGACTTGCAGCTGCTCATGGCCCTGCTGGACGAGTTCGACGAGCTGGGCGGCCTGAGGCTCATGGTCACGGGCGGGGAGCCCCTGCTCTACCCGGGATTCCATGCCCTCAACCGGGCCCTGGCAGGGAGGTCCTTCCGTCCCGTGCTCATCACCAACGGCATCCTCCTGGGCGGGGAGGACCTCTCTCACCTCAACTTCCTGGAGATCCAGTTCTCGGTGGACGGTCTCGAGGCGGGACACGAATCCCTGCGCGGCAGAGGCACCTTCACGGAGGTCATGGAGGCCCTGCGGCGGGCCGTCGCGGCGGGCATCGACGTATCGGTGGCCACGGTCATCCACGCGCGCAACCTCGGCGAGCTGGAGGAGCTGGGCACCCTGCTCTCGGAGATGGGCGTCTCCGCATGGAACCTGGAATATCCGGTGGCCAGCGGTCGTATGGCGGACAACCCCGACCTGATGCTGGCTCCCGAGGAGGCAGCTCCCTTCTTCGAGCTGGAATGGGGATGGGGCGCCCACGAGGGAGCGCCCGGCTACGCCTGCGGTGCGCACCTGGCCGCGGTGGAACCGGGAGGACGCCTGGTGAAATGCGGCTATTACCGGGAGGTGAGCGGAGGCCGCCTGGAGAAGGGCCTGCGGCAGGCCTGGCGGGACCTTCCCAAGCTGAGGCTGGAGGGGGAATGCGCTTCCTGTGAGCTGCTGGCGGAGTGCGGGGGAGGCTGCCGCTACCGAGCGGAATCCGCCTGCGGGGCGGGCGGCCCCGACCTCCTCATGTGCGCTCGCATGGGACGGCGCCGCGGTTAG
- a CDS encoding PAS domain S-box protein yields MRYDESEKEPRRGEEYYRLLIENALDLVSVLDRDGNIVFAGPSVERLLGYRPEELMGSSIFSLIHPDDVENARAALEFAFSRPGVTGTVELRVRHADGSWRVHEADSYNLLEHPLVRGMVVNSRDVTEQRRAEEERKRLLQAVEQSVDGIAVADLEGRIIYVNGAWAEMHGYARHEVEGKIIGKHLEIFHTPEQVRDEVTPFNRKALEEGAASGEVGHRRRDGSVFPAMMSTTVFRDEKGNPRGFIGVARDISQLKRVEEELRRSEATYREIFDAANDAIFVHDQETAAILDVNRKMTEMYGYTPEEARSLRVEDISSGVHPYTQERAVELVRKAAAGEPQLFVWHARRKDGELFWVEVNLKRGTIAGEGRILALVREITERKRMEEALRESEAWYRATFEATGTAMFLVDRGGLVVDVNREMENIFGYTRDEVVGRMRYIDLIMPEDVERVKRYSRLLLNGEIRGPMQFEMLARHKSGRPINALVSVNMIPEVPRSVISVVDITDKKLYERELEARAEQLRDFLDIAAHELRHPATLLKGYAMTISRHGGRMDRDTWFESLKAIEAGADRLVYVVEELLDVSRLQRGLFALDKREAPVMEAVELAVNEMRARAGTRKIEVAVEGDLGTAHLDHNRLAHLLIILLDNAVKYSPPASEVELRARRTGEGLEFSVLDRGEGVPEEKRENIFERFVQGSDALHHSGPGLGLGLYIGRRIVAAHGGRIWHEPREGGGSTFRFTIPT; encoded by the coding sequence GTGCGGTACGACGAGTCGGAGAAGGAGCCGAGGCGGGGGGAGGAATATTACCGCCTGCTCATCGAGAACGCCCTCGACCTGGTGTCGGTGCTCGACCGCGACGGCAACATCGTCTTCGCGGGGCCTTCCGTGGAGAGGCTGCTCGGCTACCGGCCCGAGGAACTCATGGGCAGCAGCATCTTCTCCCTCATCCATCCCGATGACGTGGAGAATGCCAGGGCGGCGCTGGAGTTCGCCTTCTCGCGCCCCGGCGTCACCGGCACCGTGGAGCTGCGCGTGCGCCACGCCGACGGCTCCTGGCGCGTCCACGAGGCGGACTCCTACAACCTGCTGGAGCATCCCCTGGTGCGGGGCATGGTGGTCAACTCCCGCGACGTCACCGAGCAGAGGCGCGCCGAGGAGGAGCGAAAGCGCCTCCTGCAGGCGGTGGAGCAGTCTGTGGACGGCATCGCCGTGGCGGATCTGGAGGGGAGGATCATCTACGTTAACGGCGCCTGGGCGGAGATGCACGGCTACGCCAGGCACGAGGTGGAAGGAAAGATCATCGGGAAGCACCTGGAGATATTCCATACCCCCGAGCAGGTGCGCGATGAAGTGACGCCGTTCAACCGTAAGGCCCTGGAAGAGGGGGCGGCGAGCGGGGAGGTCGGGCACCGGCGCAGGGACGGCTCCGTATTCCCGGCCATGATGAGCACCACCGTCTTCCGCGACGAGAAGGGGAACCCGAGGGGTTTCATCGGGGTGGCACGGGATATATCACAGCTCAAGCGGGTGGAGGAGGAGCTGAGGCGCTCGGAGGCCACCTACCGCGAGATCTTCGACGCCGCCAACGACGCCATCTTCGTCCACGACCAGGAGACAGCGGCCATACTGGACGTCAACCGCAAGATGACGGAGATGTATGGCTACACGCCCGAGGAGGCCCGGTCGCTGCGGGTGGAGGATATAAGCTCCGGCGTGCATCCCTACACCCAGGAAAGGGCGGTGGAGCTGGTGAGGAAGGCGGCGGCGGGAGAGCCCCAGCTCTTCGTGTGGCACGCCAGGCGCAAAGATGGCGAGCTCTTTTGGGTGGAGGTTAACCTCAAACGGGGAACCATCGCCGGTGAGGGGCGCATCCTAGCCCTGGTGCGCGAGATCACGGAAAGAAAACGGATGGAGGAGGCACTGCGCGAGAGCGAGGCGTGGTACCGCGCCACCTTCGAGGCCACGGGCACGGCCATGTTCCTGGTGGACAGAGGCGGCCTGGTGGTCGACGTCAACCGCGAGATGGAGAACATCTTCGGTTATACCCGTGACGAGGTGGTGGGCAGGATGCGCTACATCGACCTCATCATGCCCGAGGACGTGGAGAGGGTGAAGCGCTATTCGCGCCTCCTGCTGAATGGGGAGATAAGGGGTCCGATGCAGTTCGAGATGCTGGCCAGGCACAAGAGCGGCAGACCCATAAACGCCTTGGTCAGCGTGAACATGATCCCCGAGGTCCCGCGCAGCGTCATCTCCGTCGTGGACATCACGGACAAGAAGCTGTACGAGCGCGAGTTGGAGGCGCGCGCAGAGCAGCTCCGGGACTTCCTGGACATCGCGGCCCATGAGCTGCGCCATCCCGCCACCCTGCTCAAGGGCTACGCAATGACCATCTCCCGCCACGGCGGCCGCATGGACCGGGATACCTGGTTCGAGTCCCTGAAGGCCATCGAGGCCGGCGCCGATCGCCTGGTGTACGTGGTGGAGGAGCTCCTGGACGTTTCGCGCCTGCAGCGGGGGCTGTTCGCCCTGGACAAGCGCGAGGCCCCGGTGATGGAGGCCGTGGAGCTGGCGGTTAACGAGATGCGGGCGCGCGCGGGCACGAGGAAGATCGAGGTCGCGGTGGAGGGGGACCTCGGGACGGCGCACCTCGACCATAACCGCCTCGCACACCTGCTGATCATCCTCCTGGATAACGCGGTCAAGTATTCTCCTCCCGCTTCGGAGGTGGAGCTCCGCGCCCGGCGCACCGGGGAAGGGCTGGAGTTCTCCGTCCTGGACCGTGGCGAGGGGGTGCCGGAGGAGAAGCGCGAGAACATCTTCGAGCGCTTCGTACAGGGGAGCGACGCCCTGCACCACAGCGGCCCCGGGCTGGGGCTGGGGCTTTATATCGGGAGGCGCATCGTGGCCGCGCACGGGGGCCGCATCTGGCACGAGCCGCGGGAGGGCGGCGGCTCCACCTTCCGCTTCACCATCCCCACCTAA
- a CDS encoding SufD family Fe-S cluster assembly protein, whose translation MHALEELKERARAAAEKPAAFGSDLDMCAYGAEPGECAYVESLEELEDLGEEELARVGVEKSGRERSGSFVQIDGTVVHRKALEKGLEILGTREALERYDWLHDYYWKAVAVDADKYTATVELNPFEGYFMRAMPGSRTIYPLQACLYIREPRFVQRVHNIIIAEEGSELHIITGCASRHDIEMGLHVGVSEFYVRKNARVTFTMVHNWAEGMDVRPRTGVLVEEGGLFMSNYICMEAVRSLQAYPTALLTGPGATSRFNSIVVGQPGSEIDLGSRVVLGARGCSAEIVSRAVTKGGRIVARGHLKGETAGIKAHLECHGLILEEGGLIYAVPELEGNHPDVDMSHEAAVGKIAQEEVEYLMARGLSEEEATAVIVRGFLNVRIEGLPPLLERELRKMMELSESKAL comes from the coding sequence ATGCACGCGCTAGAAGAACTGAAAGAACGTGCGAGGGCGGCGGCGGAGAAGCCGGCGGCTTTCGGCAGCGACCTGGACATGTGCGCGTACGGCGCCGAGCCGGGAGAGTGCGCATACGTGGAATCCCTGGAAGAGCTGGAGGACCTGGGTGAAGAGGAGCTGGCGCGCGTCGGGGTGGAGAAGAGCGGTCGGGAGAGGTCGGGGTCCTTCGTGCAGATCGACGGCACGGTGGTGCACAGGAAAGCCCTGGAAAAAGGCCTGGAGATCCTGGGTACCCGCGAGGCCCTGGAAAGATATGACTGGCTGCACGACTACTACTGGAAGGCGGTGGCCGTAGACGCCGACAAGTACACCGCCACGGTGGAACTCAACCCCTTCGAGGGTTATTTTATGCGCGCCATGCCGGGATCGCGCACCATCTATCCCCTCCAGGCTTGCCTCTATATCCGCGAGCCCCGCTTCGTACAGCGGGTGCATAACATCATCATCGCCGAGGAGGGCTCGGAGCTGCACATCATCACCGGCTGTGCCAGTCGCCACGACATAGAGATGGGTCTGCACGTGGGCGTTTCCGAGTTCTATGTGAGGAAGAACGCCCGCGTCACCTTCACCATGGTGCACAACTGGGCGGAGGGCATGGACGTGAGGCCCCGCACCGGCGTGTTGGTGGAGGAAGGCGGGCTCTTCATGTCCAACTACATATGCATGGAGGCGGTGCGCAGCCTGCAGGCCTATCCCACCGCGCTCCTCACCGGGCCCGGAGCCACCTCGCGCTTCAATTCCATCGTGGTGGGGCAGCCGGGAAGCGAGATAGACCTCGGATCGCGCGTGGTCCTGGGGGCCCGCGGATGCAGCGCGGAGATCGTCTCCCGTGCCGTGACCAAAGGCGGCAGGATCGTGGCCCGGGGGCATCTCAAGGGAGAGACGGCGGGGATAAAGGCCCACCTGGAATGCCACGGCCTCATCCTGGAGGAGGGAGGCCTCATCTACGCAGTGCCGGAGCTCGAGGGCAACCACCCCGACGTGGACATGTCCCACGAGGCTGCGGTGGGCAAGATCGCCCAGGAAGAGGTGGAATACCTCATGGCCAGAGGCCTGAGCGAGGAGGAGGCTACGGCGGTGATCGTGCGGGGTTTCCTCAACGTGAGGATAGAAGGCCTCCCGCCGCTGCTGGAACGCGAGCTGCGCAAGATGATGGAGCTCTCCGAGAGCAAAGCCCTTTGA
- a CDS encoding CocE/NonD family hydrolase: protein MTRSFRIRVTMLLALAMASLLMVLSLAPVAGAGTRTSEADTGGGDVAASSAPGSSLEVARVDEHWTMEDGVKLPVSVFYPLAAGGPGEAAVDYPLIVFVHPWDCDKLIFEKMAREYAGDGYVSVTFTMRGWYGAEGQIGCMDPEKEIRDVRTIITLASEDERFPVLRDEKGPVVGITGYSMGGCTSFLAAPRKDPRPGDPGDPRIRAVVPMHGGADLQFSILPNGAAKALWGVFLAAGAYIGNLSGLLMHVLAIVQRSDLNALQKLQAAIDAFWKAMPPVNNVTDMLLWITGAAMERRVEDVEKGRQYLRERSARYWCDGEYDGVVEHPLVAPTLILAGWNDDIFYANEGLRIFSTAMAAPARMIITNHGHIGGMGGNFFIDLPESPESRWINGQIKAWFDRFLKGVDNGADREPRLIFYRGQDPDNYGRADSYPLPGTQAVSYYLNASGSNLVLTRSRPRGSADFELLVNTGITGSISLPYYQDVPNMVGGETMQVPSRIKLLGIPFTERCYLSPPLTRDLTIMGAPQLELFYKSSQPFTQLIPWIYEVAPDGTETLVSRGYYEGYNPEVWSMCDTADQPVEMQACYHRFSRGSRIKLEISTADLLMTWPVFGLTFIQLQRNRTAASRLILPVVPNSY from the coding sequence ATGACGAGATCCTTCCGCATTCGAGTGACCATGCTCCTCGCCCTGGCCATGGCATCCCTGCTCATGGTCCTCTCGCTCGCTCCGGTTGCGGGCGCGGGCACACGGACGTCCGAGGCGGATACCGGCGGCGGGGACGTCGCCGCTTCCTCCGCTCCCGGATCATCCCTCGAGGTGGCCAGGGTGGACGAACACTGGACCATGGAGGACGGGGTGAAACTACCCGTATCGGTGTTCTACCCTCTTGCTGCCGGGGGACCGGGCGAGGCAGCCGTGGATTACCCGCTCATCGTCTTCGTTCATCCCTGGGACTGCGACAAGCTCATCTTCGAGAAGATGGCCAGAGAATACGCGGGGGACGGTTACGTATCCGTCACCTTTACCATGCGGGGATGGTACGGCGCGGAGGGCCAGATAGGGTGTATGGATCCCGAAAAGGAGATACGGGATGTGCGCACCATCATCACCCTGGCATCCGAGGACGAGCGCTTCCCGGTGCTCCGGGACGAAAAGGGCCCTGTGGTGGGGATCACTGGCTATTCCATGGGCGGATGCACCTCCTTCCTGGCGGCACCGCGCAAGGACCCCAGGCCTGGCGACCCCGGCGACCCGCGCATACGCGCCGTGGTGCCCATGCACGGGGGAGCGGACCTGCAGTTCTCCATACTTCCCAACGGGGCCGCTAAGGCGCTGTGGGGGGTCTTTCTGGCCGCCGGAGCCTATATCGGCAATCTCTCCGGCCTTCTGATGCATGTCCTCGCCATCGTGCAGAGAAGCGACCTGAACGCCTTGCAGAAACTGCAGGCCGCCATAGATGCCTTCTGGAAGGCCATGCCCCCGGTGAACAACGTCACCGACATGCTGTTGTGGATCACGGGGGCTGCCATGGAGCGGCGGGTCGAGGACGTGGAAAAGGGGCGCCAATACCTCCGGGAGCGCTCCGCCCGCTACTGGTGCGACGGGGAATACGACGGGGTGGTAGAACATCCCCTCGTGGCTCCCACCCTCATCCTGGCGGGCTGGAACGACGACATCTTCTACGCCAACGAGGGACTGCGCATCTTCTCCACCGCCATGGCTGCCCCCGCGCGCATGATCATCACCAACCACGGCCATATCGGGGGCATGGGGGGCAACTTCTTCATCGACCTCCCAGAAAGCCCCGAATCCCGGTGGATAAACGGGCAGATCAAGGCGTGGTTCGACCGCTTCCTCAAGGGCGTGGACAACGGTGCGGACAGGGAGCCGCGCCTCATCTTCTACCGCGGCCAGGACCCTGACAACTACGGCCGGGCGGACTCCTATCCCCTGCCGGGCACACAGGCCGTCTCCTATTACCTCAACGCGTCAGGCAGTAACCTGGTGCTCACCAGAAGCAGGCCGCGGGGCAGCGCCGATTTCGAGCTGCTGGTGAACACGGGCATCACCGGCTCCATCTCCCTTCCCTACTACCAGGACGTGCCCAACATGGTGGGCGGTGAGACCATGCAGGTGCCCTCGAGGATAAAGCTGCTGGGCATCCCCTTCACCGAGCGCTGCTATCTCTCGCCCCCCCTGACCCGCGACCTCACCATCATGGGCGCGCCGCAGCTCGAGCTGTTTTACAAGAGTTCCCAGCCCTTCACGCAGCTCATCCCCTGGATATACGAGGTGGCGCCGGACGGCACGGAGACACTGGTGAGCCGGGGCTATTACGAGGGCTACAACCCCGAGGTATGGAGCATGTGCGACACCGCGGATCAGCCGGTGGAGATGCAGGCCTGCTACCATCGCTTTTCCCGGGGAAGCCGCATCAAGCTGGAGATATCCACCGCCGACCTGCTGATGACCTGGCCCGTCTTCGGCCTCACCTTCATCCAGCTCCAGCGCAACCGCACCGCGGCCTCGCGGCTCATCCTGCCGGTGGTGCCCAACAGCTACTGA
- a CDS encoding putative DNA modification/repair radical SAM protein → MDLEEKLRILGGAARYDVSCSSSGVRRPARVGKLGDGVGFGVCRSWSDDGRCISLLKVLFSNRCIFDCAYCANRASVSRPRASFTPRELADLTMDLYRRNYIEGLFLSSAVWVSPDHTMERLLLTARLLREEKGFNGYIHLKAIPGASPELIRRAGLYADRMSVNVELPTESSLRLLAPEKRKEDILGPMGDLAEGISANREERKRFRRAPAFVPAGQSTQLIVGATPESDLRIVELAEGLYRRYGLKRVYYSAFVPVSDDPRLPRLESPPLLREHRLYQADWLIRHYRFTCREILDEEHPQLDEELDPKSAWAIRHPEFFPVEVNRADYETLLRVPGLGVRTARRIMAARRFHSLDFEDLQRIGVVLKRARYFITCRGRYYSGSRLSGEEIRRGMTTRCREAGGRMGQGQMALFGMETCGVAADDAMTSATGEL, encoded by the coding sequence ATGGACCTGGAGGAGAAGCTGAGGATCCTCGGCGGCGCGGCCCGCTACGACGTCTCCTGCTCCTCCAGCGGGGTGAGGAGGCCGGCCCGCGTCGGAAAGCTCGGCGACGGCGTGGGTTTCGGCGTCTGCCGCAGCTGGTCCGACGACGGCCGCTGCATATCCCTGCTCAAGGTGCTCTTCTCCAACCGCTGCATCTTCGACTGTGCCTACTGCGCCAACCGGGCGTCGGTGTCCCGGCCGCGCGCCTCCTTCACCCCGCGGGAGCTGGCGGACCTCACCATGGATCTCTACCGGCGCAACTACATCGAGGGCCTCTTCCTGAGCTCTGCGGTCTGGGTGAGCCCGGATCACACCATGGAGCGCCTGCTGCTCACGGCGCGCCTGCTGCGGGAGGAGAAGGGCTTCAACGGCTACATCCACCTCAAGGCCATCCCCGGCGCCAGCCCGGAACTCATCCGCCGGGCGGGCCTTTACGCCGACCGCATGAGCGTGAACGTCGAGCTGCCCACCGAGAGCAGCCTGCGTCTGCTGGCGCCGGAAAAAAGAAAGGAGGACATCCTCGGCCCCATGGGAGACCTGGCGGAGGGCATCTCCGCCAACCGGGAGGAGAGGAAGCGCTTCCGCAGAGCCCCCGCCTTCGTCCCCGCGGGTCAGAGCACCCAGCTCATCGTGGGGGCCACCCCCGAGAGCGACCTGCGCATCGTGGAGCTGGCGGAGGGGCTCTATCGGCGCTACGGGCTGAAGCGGGTGTACTACTCCGCCTTCGTGCCGGTCTCGGACGACCCCCGCCTGCCCCGTCTGGAAAGCCCGCCCCTGCTGCGCGAGCACCGTCTCTACCAGGCCGACTGGCTCATCCGCCACTACCGCTTCACCTGCCGCGAGATCCTGGACGAGGAGCATCCTCAGCTCGACGAGGAGCTGGACCCCAAGTCGGCCTGGGCTATCCGGCACCCCGAGTTCTTCCCCGTGGAGGTGAACCGCGCCGATTATGAGACCCTGCTGCGCGTGCCGGGGCTGGGGGTGCGTACGGCGCGCCGTATCATGGCGGCCAGGCGCTTCCATTCCCTGGATTTCGAGGACCTGCAAAGGATCGGTGTGGTGCTGAAGCGGGCGCGCTATTTCATCACCTGCCGGGGAAGGTATTACTCCGGGTCGCGTCTGAGCGGAGAGGAGATAAGAAGGGGGATGACGACCCGTTGCCGCGAGGCAGGGGGACGGATGGGGCAGGGACAGATGGCCCTCTTCGGGATGGAGACCTGCGGCGTGGCTGCCGACGATGCCATGACCAGCGCCACCGGCGAGCTCTAG